A portion of the Chitinophagales bacterium genome contains these proteins:
- a CDS encoding alanine dehydrogenase — MSEFKIALIREGKTPPDNRVAFSPVQCQWLMNKYPGLEIMVQPSSYRCFKDEEYEQEGIRITEDISDAGLLMGIKEVPAEFLIPNKKYCFFSHTIKKQPHNRELLKEVIRKKIQLIDYECLTWENNERILGFGHFAGVVGTHNAFLTYGKRYNRFNLKPAHLCESYNELLEQYKNVMLPSMKIAVAGTGRVAKGVYELLEKLNLRMTSVQNYLTQEFNEPVYVVLNSSQLYESKNGKPFNKNEFHHQPENYVSAFFPFSKVTNLFINAIYWNPNAPVFFSKAEMRHPDFRVKIIADITCDINGSVPATIRDCTIENPVFGYNPYSEREDVPHQPQVIDIMAVSNLPNELPRESSVEFGDKLIEYLFDDLLLKESEIIDRATIARNGALADKFSYLSDYIS, encoded by the coding sequence ATGAGCGAGTTTAAAATTGCCCTTATTCGCGAAGGTAAAACCCCCCCGGACAATCGCGTTGCCTTCAGCCCTGTGCAGTGCCAATGGTTAATGAATAAATACCCGGGTTTGGAAATTATGGTTCAGCCTTCTTCCTACAGATGTTTTAAAGACGAAGAATATGAGCAGGAAGGAATAAGAATAACAGAAGATATCTCTGACGCCGGTCTATTGATGGGTATTAAAGAAGTTCCTGCCGAATTCTTAATTCCCAATAAAAAATATTGCTTCTTTTCACACACTATTAAAAAACAGCCTCACAATCGCGAATTGCTCAAAGAGGTAATTAGAAAAAAAATACAGCTTATCGATTATGAATGTCTTACCTGGGAAAACAATGAGCGCATATTAGGCTTCGGTCATTTTGCCGGAGTGGTGGGAACTCATAACGCTTTTCTCACCTATGGAAAACGTTATAATCGCTTTAATTTAAAACCTGCCCACCTATGCGAAAGCTATAATGAATTGCTGGAACAGTATAAAAATGTAATGCTTCCTTCTATGAAGATTGCGGTTGCCGGTACAGGCCGTGTTGCAAAGGGAGTTTATGAGCTGCTGGAAAAATTAAACCTCAGGATGACTAGTGTCCAAAACTATCTAACTCAGGAATTTAATGAGCCCGTATACGTAGTTTTAAACTCTTCACAACTCTATGAAAGTAAAAATGGAAAACCCTTTAATAAAAATGAATTCCATCACCAACCTGAAAACTATGTATCCGCTTTTTTTCCTTTTTCAAAAGTGACCAACCTGTTTATAAATGCCATTTACTGGAACCCGAATGCTCCTGTCTTTTTTTCTAAAGCAGAAATGCGTCATCCTGATTTCAGAGTAAAAATAATAGCTGATATTACTTGTGATATCAATGGATCTGTTCCTGCTACCATTCGTGACTGCACGATTGAAAACCCGGTCTTTGGATATAATCCTTATTCCGAAAGAGAAGATGTTCCGCACCAGCCACAGGTAATTGATATAATGGCTGTAAGCAATTTGCCTAATGAATTACCGCGTGAATCCTCCGTTGAATTTGGTGATAAGCTTATTGAATATCTATTCGATGATCTGTTATTAAAAGAAAGTGAGATTATAGATCGGGCCACCATAGCGCGGAATGGTGCTTTAGCTGATAAATTCAGCTATCTGAGTGATTATATCAGTTAA